A genomic region of Micromonospora sp. NBRC 110009 contains the following coding sequences:
- a CDS encoding SIS domain-containing protein — translation MISAQRYADAVRPMLDRLVDTQADAVDRAADLIAAALRGGGVLQAFGAGHSEAFAAELVARAGGLVPSNRLSLHDLVLHGDAPRDVLADPKLERDPAVAHQLWALATPQPRDVFVVASQSGINGSVVELATLVKEHGHPLIVVTSVEHTARVAPRHPSGHRLADLADVVLDNGAPYGDALLPLEGGGAVCAVSSVTAALLAQLLTAEVVRRFHLAGEVPPIYLSANVPGGDEHNLALESRYAGRLRRTA, via the coding sequence ATGATCAGCGCCCAGCGGTACGCGGATGCCGTCCGGCCGATGCTCGACCGGCTGGTCGACACCCAGGCCGACGCGGTCGACCGGGCGGCCGACCTGATCGCCGCCGCGCTGCGCGGCGGCGGCGTGCTCCAGGCCTTCGGCGCCGGCCACTCCGAGGCGTTCGCCGCCGAGCTGGTGGCCCGGGCCGGCGGCCTGGTCCCTAGCAACCGACTCTCCCTGCACGATCTCGTGCTGCACGGCGACGCGCCCCGCGACGTGCTCGCCGACCCCAAGCTGGAACGCGACCCCGCGGTCGCGCACCAGCTCTGGGCCCTCGCGACCCCGCAGCCGCGGGACGTGTTCGTGGTCGCCTCCCAGTCCGGCATCAACGGCTCGGTGGTCGAGCTGGCGACGCTGGTCAAGGAGCACGGTCACCCGCTGATCGTGGTCACCTCGGTCGAGCACACCGCTCGGGTCGCCCCGCGGCACCCGTCCGGGCACCGGCTCGCCGACCTCGCCGACGTCGTGCTGGACAACGGCGCGCCGTACGGCGATGCACTGCTGCCGCTCGAGGGCGGCGGCGCGGTCTGTGCGGTCTCGTCGGTCACCGCGGCGCTGCTGGCGCAGCTGCTGACCGCCGAGGTCGTACGACGGTTCCACCTGGCCGGGGAGGTACCCCCTATCTACCTCTCCGCCAACGTCCCCGGTGGGGACGAGCACAACCTCGCCCTCGAGTCGCGGTACGCCGGGCGCCTCCGGCGGACCGCCTGA
- a CDS encoding carbohydrate ABC transporter permease has translation MRHGVARFVTGFLVLPVALYLFYVVWPFAQAAGYSLTDWGGYSDSQHFVGLDNYVRLLSDELIRKAFWHNVFFLVTVPLVTIALALFLAFLLNVGGREDRAGIRGVFGSGLYKVIFFFPQVLSLVVIAVMWQQIYRTDEQGLINGLLIKIGLVDPQNPIAFTADPEPFLGIPAVLWWLLLIAVWSGAGFYMVLFSAAMQSIPRDIYEAAILDGAGRFHTFFRVTLPLLRETISVAWVYLGFIALDMYALVFVMTPSQGGPNHASEIFASVLNFTAFQKGQFGYACAMGVALAIFTILLAALQLRITRRERIEY, from the coding sequence ATGCGGCACGGAGTCGCGCGTTTCGTCACGGGCTTCCTGGTCCTGCCCGTCGCGCTGTACCTGTTCTACGTGGTGTGGCCGTTCGCGCAGGCGGCGGGGTACTCGCTGACCGACTGGGGCGGGTACTCGGATTCCCAGCACTTCGTCGGGCTGGACAACTACGTTCGGCTGCTCTCCGACGAGCTGATCCGGAAGGCGTTCTGGCACAACGTGTTCTTCCTGGTCACCGTGCCGCTGGTCACCATCGCGCTGGCCCTGTTCCTCGCGTTCCTGCTCAACGTGGGCGGACGCGAGGACAGGGCCGGCATCCGCGGGGTGTTCGGCTCCGGCCTTTACAAGGTCATCTTCTTCTTTCCGCAGGTGCTGTCGCTGGTGGTCATCGCCGTCATGTGGCAGCAGATCTACCGGACCGACGAGCAGGGCCTGATCAACGGTCTGCTCATCAAGATCGGGCTGGTCGACCCGCAGAACCCGATCGCCTTCACCGCCGACCCGGAGCCCTTCCTCGGCATCCCCGCGGTGCTGTGGTGGCTCCTGCTCATCGCGGTGTGGAGCGGCGCCGGCTTCTACATGGTGCTCTTCTCGGCCGCCATGCAGTCGATCCCGAGGGACATCTACGAGGCGGCCATCCTCGACGGCGCGGGCCGGTTCCACACCTTCTTCCGGGTCACCCTGCCGCTGCTGCGGGAGACCATCTCGGTCGCCTGGGTCTATCTGGGGTTCATCGCGCTGGACATGTACGCCCTGGTCTTCGTCATGACGCCGAGCCAGGGCGGGCCGAACCACGCCAGCGAGATCTTCGCGTCGGTGCTCAACTTCACCGCGTTCCAGAAGGGCCAGTTCGGCTATGCCTGCGCGATGGGTGTCGCGCTGGCCATCTTCACGATCCTGCTCGCCGCGCTGCAGCTGAGGATCACCCGTCGTGAGCGTATCGAGTACTGA
- a CDS encoding N-acetylglucosamine kinase produces the protein MSDTVVVGLDVGGTSTRAAAVRLDGVRLGTGRAGGGNPTSHGAERAAGELLAALRAALADVDPARVRAGVIGLAGAGRLLADPQGRAAFDRAWSDAGLRCPYAVHGDALVAYASGTAAPDGTVLIAGTGAIAAQVRDLRLDRVADGHGWLLGDAGSGFWLGREAVRRLLSDLDRAAQPGELARRVLAELTGSPEVAARPRTTADTLVQTVTRCPPVELARLAPLVVTAAREGEPTARALVAEAAALLAESVSRIRPAGATDPVVLGGGLLTGDTPLAEAVHAELARRWPDAPLHPAGDGAAGAAWLAARDLPEVTDPAALHSLLVPTAG, from the coding sequence ATGTCCGACACCGTCGTGGTCGGCCTCGACGTCGGGGGTACGTCCACCCGCGCGGCCGCCGTCCGCCTCGACGGCGTACGCCTCGGCACCGGCCGGGCCGGCGGCGGGAACCCGACCAGCCACGGCGCCGAGCGGGCGGCCGGCGAACTGCTGGCCGCGCTGCGCGCCGCGCTCGCCGACGTGGACCCGGCGAGGGTCCGGGCGGGCGTCATCGGGCTCGCCGGGGCCGGCCGGCTGCTCGCCGACCCGCAGGGCCGGGCCGCCTTCGACCGGGCCTGGTCGGACGCCGGGCTGCGCTGCCCGTACGCGGTGCACGGCGACGCCCTGGTCGCGTACGCCTCGGGCACCGCCGCGCCGGACGGCACCGTGCTCATCGCCGGCACCGGCGCGATCGCCGCCCAGGTACGCGACCTGCGGCTGGACCGCGTCGCGGACGGGCACGGCTGGCTGCTCGGCGACGCCGGCTCCGGGTTCTGGCTCGGCCGGGAGGCGGTCCGCCGGCTCCTGTCCGACCTGGACCGGGCGGCGCAGCCCGGCGAACTGGCCCGCCGGGTGCTCGCCGAACTGACCGGCTCGCCCGAGGTGGCGGCCCGGCCGCGGACGACCGCCGACACCCTGGTGCAGACGGTGACCCGGTGCCCACCCGTGGAGCTGGCCCGGCTGGCGCCGCTGGTGGTGACGGCGGCCCGGGAGGGCGAGCCGACCGCCCGGGCGCTCGTCGCGGAGGCGGCCGCGCTGCTCGCCGAGAGCGTGAGCCGGATCCGGCCGGCCGGCGCGACCGATCCGGTGGTGCTCGGCGGCGGGCTGCTCACCGGGGACACGCCGCTCGCCGAGGCGGTCCACGCCGAACTGGCCCGGCGGTGGCCGGACGCGCCGCTGCACCCGGCCGGGGACGGCGCCGCCGGCGCGGCCTGGCTCGCCGCCCGCGACCTCCCCGAGGTCACCGACCCGGCCGCCCTGCACTCGCTGCTGGTGCCGACGGCGGGCTGA
- a CDS encoding MurR/RpiR family transcriptional regulator, producing the protein MVDHEVNTTAGTAVVDAEAVDRPGAVAISSDGVLARVRAGAGELTGALRRVAEHVLSDPEAAARATIVELAERSGTSPATITRFCRAMGFEGYADLRLGIAAETGRARSAGWTVDIGREIQPSDPLSRVLDQIMAADTRAMHDTAALLDLGEVERAAVAIAGASRVNIFGASGSALVGEEMQFSLHRIGVAAWAWSDVHEGLASAALLGAGDVALGISHTGQTRETIEMLAEAGSRGATTIALTGFPRSPLAELADIVLVTASQATTFRPDALSARHPQLVVLDLLYIAVAQRTHDRAHAAFRRTAQAVDGHKDAKGPTS; encoded by the coding sequence ATGGTTGATCACGAGGTGAACACCACCGCGGGGACCGCGGTGGTCGACGCCGAGGCGGTCGACCGGCCGGGCGCGGTGGCGATCTCCTCCGACGGGGTGCTGGCCAGGGTCCGGGCCGGCGCGGGGGAGCTGACGGGCGCGCTGCGCCGGGTCGCTGAGCACGTGCTCAGCGACCCGGAGGCGGCGGCGCGGGCCACCATCGTGGAGTTGGCCGAGCGCAGCGGCACCTCGCCGGCGACCATCACCCGGTTCTGCCGGGCGATGGGCTTCGAGGGCTACGCGGACCTGCGGCTCGGCATCGCGGCCGAGACCGGCCGGGCGCGCTCGGCCGGCTGGACCGTCGACATCGGGCGGGAGATCCAGCCCAGCGACCCGCTGTCCCGGGTGCTCGACCAGATCATGGCCGCCGACACCCGGGCCATGCACGACACCGCCGCGCTGCTCGACCTCGGCGAGGTGGAGAGGGCCGCGGTGGCCATCGCCGGGGCCAGCCGGGTGAACATCTTCGGTGCCAGCGGCAGCGCGCTGGTCGGCGAGGAGATGCAGTTCAGCCTGCACCGCATCGGGGTGGCCGCCTGGGCCTGGAGCGACGTGCACGAGGGGCTGGCCAGCGCCGCCCTGCTCGGCGCGGGCGACGTCGCGCTCGGCATCTCGCACACCGGCCAGACCCGGGAGACCATCGAGATGCTCGCCGAGGCGGGCAGCCGGGGCGCCACCACCATCGCGCTGACCGGCTTTCCCCGCTCGCCCCTGGCCGAGCTGGCCGACATCGTGCTGGTCACCGCCAGCCAGGCCACCACCTTCCGGCCGGACGCGCTCTCCGCCCGGCACCCTCAGCTCGTCGTGCTCGACCTGCTCTACATCGCGGTGGCGCAGCGCACCCACGACCGCGCCCACGCGGCCTTCCGGCGTACCGCCCAGGCCGTCGACGGGCACAAGGACGCGAAGGGGCCCACCTCATGA
- the ngcE gene encoding N-acetylglucosamine/diacetylchitobiose ABC transporter substrate-binding protein, protein MSVTPEKPGDLSRRILLQRAAAAGLLATPAMGLLSACAGSEPSKSNDSGAAKSKDNPFGVKDGSAVKVVIFNGGLGDQWAKEDKVVFNAKHANITVNMSSTQKIKTEEQPKMATQPSDLVMNSGADSMDRATLINEGAIEPLDDLLTAPAWDSDGTVADSLLPGTVSDGTQNGKFYVVNVAYTVWGNWYNAALFKKEGWQAPTTWDEFFALAPQIKAKGMAPYVHDAVHGYYPRWALMASIWKSAGKQAVIDIDNLKDGAWKADGILKALQPWEKLVKDKLLLPGKLDHTQSQQAWLDGKAAFIQVGTWLKNEMAATIPPGFELTLSDYWSNADDKAAKDVFAASGEGFVVPSKAPNKEAAKEFLRAILSKAGSAKFAELTKSLASTKGSGDNVQDSALASANALMKSGSSDLVSFKFPDFYADLDKESQNLSEELMAGRLTAQQFVDKMQAAADKVAKDSSIKKQTRTA, encoded by the coding sequence ATGTCGGTTACCCCCGAGAAGCCCGGCGACCTCAGCCGCCGGATCCTGCTGCAGCGGGCCGCCGCGGCCGGCCTGCTCGCCACCCCGGCCATGGGGCTGCTCAGCGCCTGCGCCGGCAGCGAGCCGAGCAAGTCCAACGACAGCGGAGCGGCGAAGAGCAAGGACAACCCGTTCGGCGTGAAGGACGGCAGCGCCGTCAAGGTGGTCATCTTCAACGGCGGCCTGGGCGACCAGTGGGCCAAGGAAGACAAGGTCGTCTTCAACGCCAAGCACGCGAACATCACGGTCAACATGTCTTCCACCCAGAAGATCAAGACCGAAGAGCAGCCGAAGATGGCGACGCAGCCGAGCGACCTGGTCATGAACTCGGGTGCGGACAGCATGGACCGCGCCACCCTGATCAACGAGGGCGCGATCGAGCCGCTCGACGACCTGCTCACCGCCCCCGCCTGGGACAGCGACGGCACGGTCGCCGACTCGCTGCTGCCCGGCACCGTCTCCGACGGCACCCAGAACGGCAAGTTCTACGTGGTGAACGTCGCCTACACGGTCTGGGGCAACTGGTACAACGCGGCCCTGTTCAAGAAGGAGGGCTGGCAGGCCCCGACCACCTGGGACGAGTTCTTCGCCCTCGCCCCGCAGATCAAGGCGAAGGGCATGGCGCCGTACGTCCACGACGCGGTCCACGGCTATTACCCCCGCTGGGCGCTCATGGCGAGCATCTGGAAGTCCGCCGGCAAGCAGGCGGTCATCGACATCGACAACCTGAAGGACGGCGCCTGGAAGGCCGACGGCATCCTCAAGGCGCTGCAGCCGTGGGAGAAGCTCGTCAAGGACAAGCTGCTCCTGCCCGGCAAGCTCGACCACACCCAGTCGCAGCAGGCCTGGCTCGACGGCAAGGCGGCCTTCATCCAGGTCGGCACCTGGCTGAAGAACGAGATGGCCGCCACCATCCCGCCGGGCTTCGAGCTGACCCTGTCGGACTACTGGAGCAACGCCGACGACAAGGCGGCGAAGGACGTTTTCGCCGCTTCCGGCGAGGGCTTCGTGGTGCCGAGCAAGGCCCCCAACAAGGAGGCCGCGAAGGAGTTCCTGCGGGCGATCCTGTCCAAGGCCGGCTCGGCCAAGTTCGCCGAGCTGACCAAGTCGCTGGCCTCCACCAAGGGCTCCGGCGACAACGTGCAGGACAGCGCGCTGGCGTCCGCGAACGCGCTCATGAAGAGCGGGTCCTCGGACCTGGTCTCGTTCAAGTTCCCGGACTTCTACGCGGATCTGGACAAGGAGAGCCAGAACCTGTCCGAGGAGCTGATGGCGGGCCGGCTCACCGCGCAGCAGTTTGTCGACAAGATGCAGGCGGCCGCCGACAAGGTCGCCAAGGACTCGTCGATCAAGAAGCAGACCCGCACCGCCTGA
- a CDS encoding bifunctional 3'-5' exonuclease/DNA polymerase — translation MLVAVVSDERGGGVLQPLDPAGRPTGPAEPVAELAAAVAAREAAERPRWVWATGAALYPSLLRAGVRLDRCHDVELTEALLLGHAGRWGEPRSLAAAWARLTGAPVPPDPAPRPPEPPGHGQGALFDAPAGPPGPGIEALTRVYADQLARIAATEHPGRFRLLVAAESAGALVAAEMAAAGLPWRPDVHDAILAELLGEASPVGGPPRRLAELAARIAAAFGVRQLHADSPAELLKAFARAGVELPNTRAWVLRGVEHPAVPLVLEYKELYRIWTAHGWAWRDAWVSGGRFHPEYVPGGVVSGRWATRGGGALQIPKVIRRAVVADPGWALVVADAGQLEPRVLAAVSGDERLAAAGGAGDLYAALARDAFAGDRARAKVALLGAMYGQTGGAAVPALAVLKRNYPTAFGYVEAAARTGEAGGLVRSWLGRTCPPGSVDLGDGEEPVVDAGADPQSPRARAARSRGRFTRNFVIQATAAEWASTLLATLRTALAGTGAELVFFQHDEVIVHCPAEQAEVVAAAVAASGARATALLFGDTPVRFPLDLSVVDCYADAA, via the coding sequence GTGCTGGTGGCGGTGGTGTCGGACGAGCGGGGCGGGGGAGTGCTGCAACCCCTCGACCCCGCCGGTCGGCCCACCGGTCCCGCCGAGCCGGTGGCCGAGCTCGCCGCCGCGGTGGCCGCGCGGGAGGCCGCCGAGCGGCCCCGCTGGGTCTGGGCCACCGGCGCCGCGCTCTACCCGTCGTTGCTGCGCGCCGGCGTCCGGCTGGACCGCTGCCACGACGTGGAGCTCACCGAGGCGCTGCTGCTCGGGCACGCCGGCCGCTGGGGCGAGCCCCGCTCGCTCGCCGCGGCCTGGGCCCGGCTGACCGGCGCGCCGGTCCCGCCGGATCCGGCGCCCCGCCCGCCGGAGCCCCCCGGCCACGGCCAGGGCGCGCTCTTCGACGCGCCGGCCGGCCCGCCGGGTCCGGGCATCGAGGCGTTGACCCGGGTGTACGCGGACCAGCTCGCCCGGATCGCGGCGACCGAGCACCCCGGCCGGTTCCGGCTGCTGGTGGCCGCCGAGTCGGCGGGCGCCCTGGTCGCCGCCGAGATGGCGGCGGCCGGCCTGCCCTGGCGGCCCGACGTGCACGACGCCATCCTCGCCGAGCTGCTCGGCGAGGCGTCCCCGGTTGGCGGGCCGCCCCGCCGGCTGGCCGAGCTGGCCGCCCGGATCGCCGCGGCGTTCGGCGTACGCCAGCTGCACGCCGACTCCCCGGCGGAGCTGCTGAAGGCGTTCGCCCGGGCCGGCGTGGAGCTGCCCAACACCCGGGCCTGGGTGCTGCGCGGGGTGGAGCACCCGGCGGTGCCGCTGGTCCTGGAATACAAGGAGCTCTACCGGATCTGGACGGCGCACGGCTGGGCCTGGCGGGACGCCTGGGTCTCCGGCGGCCGCTTCCACCCGGAGTACGTGCCCGGCGGCGTGGTCTCCGGCCGGTGGGCGACCCGGGGCGGCGGGGCGCTGCAGATCCCGAAGGTGATCCGGCGGGCGGTGGTGGCCGACCCCGGCTGGGCGCTGGTGGTCGCCGACGCGGGGCAGCTCGAACCCCGCGTGCTCGCCGCGGTCTCGGGCGACGAGCGGTTGGCCGCCGCCGGGGGCGCGGGGGACCTCTACGCCGCGCTGGCCCGGGACGCCTTCGCCGGTGACCGGGCCCGGGCCAAGGTGGCCCTGCTCGGCGCCATGTACGGGCAGACCGGTGGGGCGGCGGTGCCCGCCCTGGCGGTGCTCAAGCGGAACTACCCGACTGCGTTCGGCTACGTCGAGGCGGCTGCCCGCACCGGTGAGGCGGGCGGGCTGGTCCGGTCGTGGCTGGGGCGCACCTGCCCCCCGGGGTCGGTGGACCTCGGCGACGGAGAGGAGCCGGTGGTGGACGCCGGGGCGGATCCGCAGAGCCCGCGCGCCCGGGCGGCCCGCTCGCGCGGCCGGTTCACCCGCAACTTCGTCATCCAGGCCACGGCCGCCGAGTGGGCCTCCACGCTGCTGGCCACGCTCCGGACCGCGCTGGCCGGCACCGGCGCCGAGCTGGTCTTCTTCCAGCACGACGAGGTGATCGTGCACTGCCCGGCGGAGCAGGCCGAGGTCGTCGCCGCGGCGGTGGCCGCCTCCGGGGCCCGGGCCACCGCGCTGCTGTTCGGGGACACCCCGGTCCGGTTCCCGCTCGACCTGTCCGTCGTGGACTGCTACGCCGACGCGGCATAG
- a CDS encoding nucleotidyltransferase family protein, translating into MIIAAGGGRRIGGPEALLHQGEKSLVSQMIDTMGVAGCEQIVVVLGAAADQVRQTADLTGATVVVNRAWGTGVGSSIRAGLAALTDDGIEAVVVVPVDMPGLTATAVRRVAALPYPDVLVCATYDGLRGYPMLFGRRHWSGIATLASADVGARPYLLAHKDQIVDIACDSVADGSRIDSPELMALYGLSIPEQRVGA; encoded by the coding sequence ATGATCATCGCCGCTGGTGGGGGCCGTCGGATCGGCGGACCCGAGGCGTTGCTGCACCAGGGGGAGAAGTCCCTGGTGAGCCAGATGATCGACACGATGGGCGTGGCCGGCTGCGAGCAGATCGTGGTCGTCCTGGGCGCGGCGGCCGACCAGGTCCGCCAGACGGCCGACCTGACCGGCGCCACCGTGGTGGTCAACCGAGCATGGGGCACCGGGGTCGGCTCCTCGATCCGGGCGGGGCTCGCCGCGCTGACCGACGACGGGATCGAGGCGGTCGTGGTGGTGCCCGTGGACATGCCCGGGCTCACCGCCACGGCGGTCCGCCGGGTGGCCGCCCTGCCCTACCCGGACGTGCTGGTCTGCGCCACCTACGACGGGCTGCGCGGCTACCCGATGCTCTTCGGCCGCCGGCACTGGTCCGGCATCGCCACCCTGGCCAGCGCGGACGTCGGCGCCCGGCCGTACCTGCTGGCGCACAAGGACCAGATCGTCGACATCGCGTGCGACTCGGTGGCCGACGGCAGCCGGATCGACAGCCCGGAACTGATGGCGCTCTACGGCCTCAGCATCCCTGAGCAGCGGGTCGGCGCCTGA
- a CDS encoding carbohydrate ABC transporter permease: MVIYPLAWVVMSALKSDSEVIREPLSLIPSQLHWNNFARAWTDGHLGSFFLNTVLVMAGSVTLTMLLGSMAAYALARYEFRGNRLIYYMFLSGLTLPIYLAAVPLFKGVYNLGVTFPLLGPNKHVMLILVYVAWSLSFTVFFMHSFFRTLPDTIAEAAMVDGASHTRTFFSVMLPMAKPGLISIGIFNVLGQWNQWYLPTLLMQSVSGEPKHQVISQGLIELSVNQGYKSDWSGLFAGVTMAMLPVLIVYIVFQRQVQSGLTAGVGK; the protein is encoded by the coding sequence ATGGTGATCTACCCGCTGGCGTGGGTCGTGATGTCGGCGCTCAAGAGCGACTCGGAGGTCATCCGCGAGCCGCTCTCGCTGATCCCGAGCCAGCTGCACTGGAACAACTTCGCCCGCGCCTGGACGGACGGCCACCTCGGGTCCTTCTTCCTCAACACAGTGCTGGTGATGGCCGGCAGCGTCACGCTGACCATGCTGCTCGGCTCGATGGCCGCCTACGCCCTGGCGCGCTACGAGTTCCGCGGCAACCGGCTGATCTACTACATGTTCCTCTCCGGGCTGACCCTGCCGATCTACCTCGCCGCGGTACCGCTGTTCAAGGGCGTCTACAACCTGGGCGTCACCTTCCCGCTCCTCGGCCCGAACAAGCACGTCATGCTGATCCTGGTCTACGTCGCCTGGTCGCTGTCGTTCACGGTCTTCTTCATGCACTCGTTCTTCCGGACGCTGCCCGACACGATCGCCGAGGCGGCCATGGTCGACGGGGCCTCGCACACCCGGACCTTCTTCAGTGTGATGCTGCCGATGGCCAAGCCGGGCCTGATCAGCATCGGCATCTTCAACGTGCTCGGCCAGTGGAACCAGTGGTACCTGCCGACCCTGCTCATGCAGTCGGTGAGCGGCGAGCCGAAGCACCAGGTGATCTCCCAGGGCCTCATCGAACTGTCGGTGAACCAGGGCTACAAGTCCGACTGGTCCGGTCTGTTCGCCGGCGTCACCATGGCGATGCTGCCCGTGCTGATCGTGTACATCGTCTTCCAGCGCCAGGTCCAGTCCGGCCTCACCGCCGGCGTCGGCAAGTAA